Proteins encoded by one window of Hippoglossus hippoglossus isolate fHipHip1 chromosome 15, fHipHip1.pri, whole genome shotgun sequence:
- the vsir gene encoding V-type immunoglobulin domain-containing suppressor of T-cell activation, producing MEAGLLCRSALSRMKLVVWLCSALFSAANGESSHGHSTIVISAPHLYYTCPEGATAKLVCAQRGAALHNTDILRRSWLFTPHSDQHCSGKEGPRHTTSGGHPHGNHSLPAGLQFGYSEQIFWAVLQNVTHADQGRYCCMVLDIQVVNKHPSLLQKPHSHILLQVTPRRNGPQHCTVWDPTPSGGTVPVALAIAACIVALLSLPLILVLVYKQRENAQSSRRAQELVRMDSEALGHENPVFLGGSPQIKTRTVSQIMARQSSETGCHLLSEPGTPLSPPAHGNVFFPIEDTIAESPDFLQI from the exons atGGAAGCGGGATTACTGTGTCGCTCAGCACTGAGCAGGATGAAGCTCGTGGTGTGGCTCTGCTCCGCACTGTTTTCTGCAG CCAATGGGGAGTCGTCCCATGGCCACTCCACAATAGTCATTTCTGCCCCCCACCTCTACTACACCTGTCCCGAGGGTGCAACCGCCAAACTGGTGTGCGCCCAGAGAGGTGCTGCCTTGCACAACACTGATATCTTGAGGCGCAGCTGGCTTTTCACGCCCCATAGTGATCAGCACTGTTCGGGAAAGGAGGGCCCACGCCACACTACCTCCGGCGGTCATCCCCATGGCAACCACAGCTTGCCGGCAGGGTTGCAGTTTGGATATTCGGAGCAGATTTTCTGGGCGGTTCTGCAGAACGTGACCCACGCTGACCAGGGCCGCTACTGCTGCATGGTCCTAGATATACAGGTGGTAAATAAACATCCCTCCCTGCTGCAGAAACCCCACAGTCACATTCTCCTCCAAGTTACACCAC GGAGAAATGGACCTCAACATTGCACTGTCTGGGATCCCACACCATCTGGAG GCACCGTGCCAGTGGCCTTGGCCATAGCAGCTTGCATCgtggctctgctctctctgcctcttatTCTGGTGCTTGTGtacaaacagagggagaatgcCCAGTCGAGCAGAC GTGCACAGGAGCTGGTGAGGATGGACAG cGAGGCCCTCGGCCATGAGAACCCAGTGTTTCTCGGGGGATCACCACAGATTAAGACCCGCACCGTCTCTCAGATCATGGCCCGACAGTCCTCTGAGACAGGATGCCACCTGTTGTCTGAACCAGgaacccctctctctcctcctgcacatGGGAACGTGTTCTTCCCAATAGAGG
- the eif3s6ip gene encoding eukaryotic translation initiation factor 3 subunit L produces MTTPMSFHEEEEVRYDPYDCDLHTGDPKADLAYERQYEQQTYSVIPEVIKNFLQYFHKTTSDLIDQKVYELQANHVSSESIEQKIYEIQDVYDNSWNKLTERFFKNSPWPEAEAIAALVGNDAVFLILYKELYYRHIYAKVSGGPTLDQRFESYYNYCNLFNYILNADGPAPLELPNQWLWDIIDEFIYQFQSFSQYRCKTAKKSEEEIEFLRNNPKIWNVHSVLNVLHSLVDKSNINRQLEVYTSGGDPESVAGEYGRHSLYKMLGYFSLVGLLRLHSLLGDYYQAIKVLENIELNKKSMYSRVPECQITTYYYVGFAYLMMRRYQDAIRVFANILLYIQRTRNMFQRSTYKYEMINKQNEQMHGLLAIALTMYPMRIDESIHTQLREKYGDKMLRMQKGDLQIFEEQFSFACPKFLSPVVPNYDNVHPNYHKEPFQQQLKVFTEEVQQQAQLTTIRSFLKLYTTMPVAKLAGFLDMTEQEFRIQLLVFKHKMKNLVWTSGISALEGEFQSASEVDFYIDKDMIHIADTKVARRYGDFFIRQIHKFEELNKTMKKAPAVAGSTTTTAAATTTTTTTTPTTTAASTAIRAV; encoded by the exons ATGACTACCCCCATGTCGTTCCACGAAGAGGAAGAAGTCAGG TACGATCCTTATGACTGCGACCTGCACACTG GCGACCCGAAGGCCGACCTGGCCTACGAGAGGCAGTACGAGCAGCAGACCTACAGCGTGATTCCAGAGGTGATCAAGAACTTCCTGCAGTATTTCCACAAGACCACCTCAGACCTGATCGACCAGAAGGTTTACGAGCTGCAGGCCAACCACGTCTCCAGCGAGAGCATCGAGCAGAAGATCTACGAGATCCAGGACGTCTATGACAACAG CTGGAACAAGTTGACGGAGCGATTCTTTAAGAACTCCCCCTGGCCAGAGGCTGAGGCCATAGCAGCACTCGTCGGTAACG ATGCTGTGTTCCTTATCCTTTACAAGGAGCTCTACTACAGACACATCTACGCTAAAGTCAGC GGCGGGCCGACTTTGGACCAGAGGTTTGAGTCATACTACAACTACTGCAACCTCTTCAATTACATTCTCA ATGCTGATGGCCCCGCCCCTCTCGAACTGCCGAACCAGTGGCTGTGGGACATCATTGATGAGTTCATCTACCAG TTCCAATCGTTCAGTCAGTACCGCTGCAAGACGGCCAagaagtcagaggaggagatCGAATTCCTGAGGAACAACCCGAAGATCTGGAACGTCCACAGCGTCCTCAACGTTCTCCACTCATTGGTGGACAAGAGCAACATCAACCGCCAGCTTGAGGTGTACACCAGCGGAG GAGACCCGGAGAGTGTGGCTGGAGAATATGGGCGTCACTCCCTGTACAAGATGTTGGGTTACTTCAGCTTGGTGGGGCTCCTGAGGCTTCACTCTCTGCTGGGGGATTATTACCAGGCCATCAAAGTCCTGGAGAACATCGAGCTCAACAAGAAG AGCATGTACTCACGCGTGCCCGAGTGCCAGATCACCACCTATTACTACGTGGGATTTGCCTACCTGATGATGAGGCGTTACCAGGACGCCATACGAGTCTTCGCCAACATCCTGCTCTACATCCAGAGGACGAGAAACATGTTCCAGAGGTCAACATATAAATATGAGATG attaacaaacaaaatgagCAGATGCACGGTCTGCTGGCCATCGCTCTCACCATGTACCCCATGCGCATTGATGAGAGCATCCATACCCAACTGAGGGAGAAGTACGGAGACAAGATGCTGCGGATGCAGAAAGG AGACCTGCAGATATTCGAGGAACAGTTCAGCTTCGCCTGTCCGAAGTTCTTGTCGCCTGTGGTGCCAAATTATGACAATGTCCACCCCAACTACCACAAAGAAcctttccagcagcagctgaaggtCTTTACTGAGGAAGTGCAGCAGCAGGCGCAGCTCACCACCATCCGCAG CTTCCTGAAGCTCTACACCACCATGCCAGTAGCCAAGCTGGCAGGTTTCCTGGACATGACGGAGCAGGAGTTCCGTATCCAGCTGCTCGTCTTCAAACACAAGATGAAGAACCTTGTGTGGACCAGCGGCATCTCAGCTCTGGAAGGAGAGTTCCAGTCCGCGTCTGAGGTCGACTTTTATATCGACAAG GACATGATCCACATTGCTGACACTAAAGTTGCTCGTCGGTATGGAGACTTTTTCATCAGACAGATCCACAAGTTTGAGGAG TTGAATAAGACAATGAAGAAGGCACCGGCGGTCGCgggcagcaccaccaccaccgccgccgccaccaccaccaccaccaccaccacccccaccacgACTGCAGCAAGCACAGCGATCAGAGCAGTGTGA